The segment GTAGTACGTATATAACCAAGTGGCAAGTAGCATATAAGACAGTAACGAATAAAAATATTCAGCACAAATCTGGTGCTTTCCCTGCACCACAAAGTGCTTCAGTTTATTTACCTAAAGATGCCGTAGATGTTCGGTTATCTATTAAGTTGCCAGGTGTTTTTTCAAGTAATAGATGTGAAGTCGTTTGGAAAGATCCTATTAATCAGTGGAATAAAGGTAAAAAAGAAGTGCAGACGTACGGTATATGGCCTGCAAATGCGTGGTGTAAAGAGCTGAAATCTTCTATTCGATAAGATGCTTTTATGACCCGCCCTGAGCTGACGGGTCTTTTGGTAGTGCTGCCGGAATTAGCCTGCTAGCGCATAAAATAGCTCAAATCACTATTACTTTCTTCTTTACTATTACTCATAACTCTTTCGTAATATCTGACATTGATTATTGCTATTGAATGATTGAATTGCTTTACCTCTTTCAAGAATAAGTATCTACAAGAGTAAAGTTTTACCAAATTTAAGAGTAAAAAAAAGCCCTAACAGACAGGTTAGGGCTTAAGGTTATTCAGACACTAATGGTAATTAGCTTACTTCAATTGGACCACCGAACGAGGTAACTGGTGGTAGCTCACCTTTAAACTTCTCGAAGTTCACAATACATGTTTGTGCGCTTGTTGCCTGCGCTAACTCTGATGTTGGAATATCGATAGTAAGAGTGTTTGGATCGCCATAAGTGTCGATCGCACCAATTTTTTCGTTAAGAGGGCCATACCATGCACCTTCTTCGATACGAACAATACCGCGAGGGTAGCTGTCAGTCAGCACTGCTCCAGCTAATAGCTGACCACGGTCGTTAAATACACGTACCACATCGCCATCTTTAATACCTTTTTCAGCAGCATCTTGAGGGTTGATGTAAACAGGTTCACGACCTTGTACAGTGTAAGTTGCACGGAACTCTTCCGATTCACACATTTGTGAATGTAAGCGCTTATCTGGGTGACAAGACTGCAGCCAGAATGGGTGTTTATCAGAACCTGGACCACCGTGAGAACGTTCTGTTTTTTCAAACCACATTGGGTGCTCTTGACAGTGTTCGTATTTGTAACGACCAATCTTACGGCTGGTGATTTCAATAAAGCCTGATGGTGTACCTAGAGCATTAATTTCAGGATCTTGACGGAAATCAGCATGACGTACCCAAGGCTTACCTGTACCAAAGTCTAAGAAACCTTGTTGCCAGAACACATCAAACTCGGGCATATCAAACTTACCCTTGTTCGCTTTACGACAATCGTTATAAAGCATGCGAACCCATTGCATTTCATCCATGCCACGAGTGTATTCGTTGTTCTTACCAAAGCGACGTGTCAGCTCTGTAAAGATCTCAAAGTCAGTTTTAGATTGGTAAAGCGGATCAACCAGTTTATGCATGGCCAGTAAACCACGACCACTGTATGAACCCATAACATCAATATCATTTCGTTCAAACTGGGTACATGCTGGCAGTACAATATCTGAGAAACGACAGGTTGCTGTCCAAGCAAAATCAATCGTTACAACAGTTTGTAGTTTTTGGAACGCTTTCTTCATGCGGTTACGATCTTGGTGGTGATGCCAAGGGTTGTTACCACTGATCACCATCATTTTGTAATCAGGAAGAATAACTTTTGAACCATTGTATTTAATTTCTTTGCCCGGCTCTAAAATACAGTCAACGAAACGTGCAACAGGGATAGTGCGGCTGTAACCGTTAAAATCATTGTTATCCCATTTCGGCTTTTGACCTTCATCGACGTTACGAGGGAAGCCACCTGGTGCAGCAAAGCCTGTTGAAGGTACACCGATACCAGAGTAGTGGTGACCATACGAAATACCACCGCCAGGAAGACCGATTTGACCAACCATCGCGGCAATAACCGCACCCATCCAGTATGGCTGCTCACCGTGCTCTTGACGTTGAATACACCAACCAAACAGAATTTGAGTACGCTCTTTAACCAGCATACGGGCAAAATCTTTAATTTGATCGGCTGGTACGCCACAGATCTCAGCAGCCCATTCAGGCGTTTTCTCAACCTTGTCTTTGGTTTCGCCTTTTACGTAACCAATGAACTCATCGAAACCAAGACAGTACATCTTGATGAACTCTTTATCGTAAAGGTTCTCGTTGTACAGGGTATGCGCTACACCTAACATAAATGCCACATCGGTTTGTGGATTAATGTATAGGTGTTTGTTGTTTAGGTAACGTTGGGTCTTATTCTTAACCGGATCGACAGAGATCACATTGATCTCACCGTTATCTACTTTCTCTTTCAGTTTCGCTAGGTATGGGAAAGATTCGTGAGTTTCACAGTTCCAACCTACCTGTAGGTTTTTCACCGGATCGTTTGCCCATAGCACCACATTTTTACTGTGTTCAAGGATTTCAGACCAAGAAGTACCTTGTGCGTAAACTTCTGTTGAGCCGAGCACGTATGGCATGATGGTTTGACCAGCACCTGTTGAGTAGTCGCCTACTTTAGTGATGTAGTTACCATGCATACCCACAGCACGTTGCATGTGGCTGGTACAGCTGTGGAACTGACCCGTTTGACGCCAACCCGTTTGGCCTGCATGCAATGCCCATGGACCGTAATCTTTTTGAATACGTTCCAGTTCACGATAGAACAAATCTAATGCTTCATCCCATGTAACACGGATAAAACGGTTATTACCGCGAGTTTCACCACTAAACTTATGTTTCTTAAGCCAATCTAAACGCACCATAGGGTAGCGTACACGAGATGGATTGTAGATTACGCCCTTAATGCCTTTTAGCATTTCGGTTGGGTTTTTATCTATTTCAATCGCTTCGATTTCTTGTACTTTACCGGCATAGATATGGGCGCGGAAAGCGCCCCAGTGTGAGCCGGAGTAACGCCATGTACCTTGACCAATTTGATCGTCTGCAAACACTTTTGATGATGCGAGTAGGCTAGGACCGATAACAGAAGCAGCACTTGTTGTTGCAAGGCCTTTAAGAAAACTTCTTCTTGATACAGACATATTTATTTTTACTCCATCAATACTTAGTGTTGTGCGTCAGAAAAATCAGAAGAGTGCTTCTGAAGGTATTTACGCACCACGGCTTCACTATCACGGTCAAAGTTAACGAACGCTAACATACCGTTGAACATTCCAGGCCAAGTATTGGCATCGAAGTGGCTTTCAGCAGGTTGAGTGTGACAAACTGAACAGTTAGTGGTGTAAGCTGATTTCGCTTTTTCCCAAACTGGCGTGATGTCATTAACAAGCGAGTCTTTTGGCATCCAGACTTTTGCTGTTACACGTTGCCAAGGAAGACCTGTTAGGTCATCAACTTTCTCTTCGTATTTATCGACAACCTTGTCGTTTTGCGCAGATTCTTTTAGGAGCGATGCAACAGGGATATTCATACCGAAGTCTTCTTGAATAACTCGGCCATAGCCCTTGTCTTTACGCCAACCTGCAATTTCAACTTCAACTGCGTTGTCAGTTTCATCAATAACTTTTACGCCAGAAGCAGGATTTAATAGGCCAGCTTCTACCTTCATGTCTTTATCTTCATAAACAGGAAGGAAACGCACGCTATACACTTCTTCGCCTTTGTTATACTTAGTATCGTGAGATAGCTGTACTAACTCTGAGATCATGCCACCACTGGTATCCATATCTTTCGGTAGGTGGTGAGCAATACCTTTGTGACAGTCCACACAGCTTTGATCACGCTCTGCCGCATTCTTCATTTGAACACGAGCAACAGGAGACATCTTAGTAAAGTCCATCCCTTTGTAGTCATGACAGTCTCGACATTCCTGAGAGCCATTCGCTTTAAAGCGTTCCCACTCATGTTGAGCCAGAACAATACGGCGCTCTTCAAATTTTTCAGGGGTATCAATGAAGCCAGCTACGTGAGCGAAGACTTCTTTACTTGCTTGAATTTTACGCGCGATTTTATCTGTCCAGTCGTGTGGAACGTGACAGTCAGGACAAGTTGCACGAACACCAGAACGGTTTTTGTCATGAATAGTGTTTGCGTATTCAGGTGCAACGTTTTCAGCGTGACAACCAACACAGAACTCTTCGGTATTGGTTGCTTCTAGTGCAGTATTAAAACCACCCCAGAAAATAACGCCAGCAATAAAGCCGCCAAGGGTTAATACACCTAGGCTAATATGAACGCTTGGACGTGATAAAGTCTGCCAAGCTTTAAGCAAAAATGATTTCATTATAGATTCTCTTATATGATGCTAACGGTGATTAATTAGGGATTAACCGCCATGTCCTGGTGGACCAAATACGAATAGTTGAAGCATCCAAACGGTAAAGCCGTAGCCCCCGACAAAGATGACGCTGAGAATTGGAAATAAAAAGACGACGATAAAAATGAACATCTTCCATTCTCGGCTACGAATTTGCTTGGTTTCCTGATCAGTCGCACTGCTCATACAACCTCCTAATTTTAAAAATGAGTAGTTATAAATATTTTTATTAAATCTATTTATATTGCGATCATAAAGTAACCACTACATACAATTCAATTAATACTTTAGAGTTATCCCTATGTTTTAAAGTGTTTTTTGATTTTGACCGTATACTTTAATAACAAAAGGCATAATAAGTTCAAATATTAAAAAATATAACAAAATATTTCATTTTAGGTGGGTAGGGGTTATTAGTGATTGTATTGCTTATTGTGTGATTGTAATAAAACCAAAGCAAAGTTGTGTTAATCGTTACTTGAATGTGCATGTGGGATTGTGTTATAGCAATTAATTGCTGCTGGGAATATGAATAGCATTAATAAGGTTTCTGGTGAAAAAATAGGCATTATATGAATGCCTATTTTTATTAAGAGTTACAATTTTTAAGGCTTAATCAATAAGCTGATATTCATTACGTAAAATATTAATAATTTCAGCTTTAGGATTTTTGCTTAATGTAATCTTTTTCCCTGTGATTTTTTCGGCAATACCGGTATAAACACGCGATATTTGCATTAGTACTTCTTGCGGTAATTCGTTGCCACTAGCTAGAGCAAAGCGTTCTTCCATACGATCTTTATTTAATAAAATATCTGGTTCTGGAAAGGTATTAAGCAGTACTTGGCGGAAATCTTCTTTTGAGTTTTCGACAATTTGACTATCGCGGTATGCTGCGCCATCCCAGATACGAGACGAATCGGGTGTACCCACTTCATCCATGTAAATGAGTTTTTCGTTGCCACTAGCATCTGTTACATAGCCAAATTCAAATTTAGTATCAACAAAGATTTGATCAATGTTTGCGAGTGCATCACTGATAACATTAAACCCTTCTGCCAATAACGTTTCATACTGGGTAATGTCATCAGTATTACGGAAGTTGAATGCAGCGAAA is part of the Photobacterium angustum genome and harbors:
- the torA gene encoding trimethylamine-N-oxide reductase TorA, yielding MSVSRRSFLKGLATTSAASVIGPSLLASSKVFADDQIGQGTWRYSGSHWGAFRAHIYAGKVQEIEAIEIDKNPTEMLKGIKGVIYNPSRVRYPMVRLDWLKKHKFSGETRGNNRFIRVTWDEALDLFYRELERIQKDYGPWALHAGQTGWRQTGQFHSCTSHMQRAVGMHGNYITKVGDYSTGAGQTIMPYVLGSTEVYAQGTSWSEILEHSKNVVLWANDPVKNLQVGWNCETHESFPYLAKLKEKVDNGEINVISVDPVKNKTQRYLNNKHLYINPQTDVAFMLGVAHTLYNENLYDKEFIKMYCLGFDEFIGYVKGETKDKVEKTPEWAAEICGVPADQIKDFARMLVKERTQILFGWCIQRQEHGEQPYWMGAVIAAMVGQIGLPGGGISYGHHYSGIGVPSTGFAAPGGFPRNVDEGQKPKWDNNDFNGYSRTIPVARFVDCILEPGKEIKYNGSKVILPDYKMMVISGNNPWHHHQDRNRMKKAFQKLQTVVTIDFAWTATCRFSDIVLPACTQFERNDIDVMGSYSGRGLLAMHKLVDPLYQSKTDFEIFTELTRRFGKNNEYTRGMDEMQWVRMLYNDCRKANKGKFDMPEFDVFWQQGFLDFGTGKPWVRHADFRQDPEINALGTPSGFIEITSRKIGRYKYEHCQEHPMWFEKTERSHGGPGSDKHPFWLQSCHPDKRLHSQMCESEEFRATYTVQGREPVYINPQDAAEKGIKDGDVVRVFNDRGQLLAGAVLTDSYPRGIVRIEEGAWYGPLNEKIGAIDTYGDPNTLTIDIPTSELAQATSAQTCIVNFEKFKGELPPVTSFGGPIEVS
- the torC gene encoding pentaheme c-type cytochrome TorC; the protein is MKSFLLKAWQTLSRPSVHISLGVLTLGGFIAGVIFWGGFNTALEATNTEEFCVGCHAENVAPEYANTIHDKNRSGVRATCPDCHVPHDWTDKIARKIQASKEVFAHVAGFIDTPEKFEERRIVLAQHEWERFKANGSQECRDCHDYKGMDFTKMSPVARVQMKNAAERDQSCVDCHKGIAHHLPKDMDTSGGMISELVQLSHDTKYNKGEEVYSVRFLPVYEDKDMKVEAGLLNPASGVKVIDETDNAVEVEIAGWRKDKGYGRVIQEDFGMNIPVASLLKESAQNDKVVDKYEEKVDDLTGLPWQRVTAKVWMPKDSLVNDITPVWEKAKSAYTTNCSVCHTQPAESHFDANTWPGMFNGMLAFVNFDRDSEAVVRKYLQKHSSDFSDAQH
- the torE gene encoding trimethylamine N-oxide reductase system protein TorE, with translation MSSATDQETKQIRSREWKMFIFIVVFLFPILSVIFVGGYGFTVWMLQLFVFGPPGHGG